A window of Leptotrichia wadei contains these coding sequences:
- the nusB gene encoding transcription antitermination factor NusB, whose product MTRRGIREEIFKLLFEYELIDNNIEKRINDVIEKENLKKEDEIDFLRSYVTDIIANEDILIGRIKDVLEGWTYERLGTIEKVLLKISFYEITIKKIGYEIAINEVLEISKKYSYNDTKDFLNGILAKLIKNIKEGKSNF is encoded by the coding sequence ATGACACGAAGAGGAATTAGAGAAGAAATATTTAAATTACTTTTTGAATATGAGCTAATTGACAATAATATTGAAAAAAGAATAAATGACGTGATTGAAAAAGAAAATTTAAAAAAAGAAGATGAAATTGATTTTTTAAGAAGTTATGTAACTGACATAATTGCAAATGAAGATATTTTAATTGGAAGGATAAAAGATGTGTTAGAAGGTTGGACTTATGAACGTCTTGGAACGATCGAAAAGGTCTTGCTAAAAATATCTTTTTATGAAATCACTATAAAAAAAATTGGATATGAAATTGCGATTAACGAAGTTTTAGAAATTTCCAAAAAGTATTCCTACAACGATACAAAAGATTTTTTGAATGGAATTTTAGCAAAATTAATAAAAAATATTAAAGAAGGAAAAAGTAACTTCTAA
- a CDS encoding acetyl-CoA carboxylase biotin carboxyl carrier protein, producing MELKDIQELMKVLKKEDIAELKVRYGKIKLTLTNSENTKIVNTAAASPKIIKEKKNIKAVLPVEEIVKSSNVGKIKLISSKSGTSVKKGQILAKINTMGIDNDVKSTVNGILKEVLVADGSAVDFAKELFKIEVN from the coding sequence ATGGAACTTAAGGATATTCAAGAATTGATGAAAGTTCTGAAAAAAGAAGATATAGCAGAACTAAAAGTAAGATATGGAAAAATAAAACTTACTTTAACAAATTCTGAAAATACAAAAATTGTAAATACTGCAGCAGCATCACCTAAAATTATAAAAGAGAAAAAAAATATCAAAGCTGTATTGCCAGTTGAAGAAATTGTTAAATCAAGTAACGTGGGCAAAATAAAGCTAATAAGTTCAAAAAGTGGAACTTCAGTAAAAAAGGGTCAAATTCTTGCAAAAATTAACACAATGGGAATTGACAATGATGTAAAATCTACTGTAAATGGAATTTTAAAGGAAGTGCTTGTGGCAGATGGTTCAGCAGTTGATTTTGCAAAAGAATTATTTAAAATTGAAGTCAATTAA
- the yihA gene encoding ribosome biogenesis GTP-binding protein YihA/YsxC, with the protein MEINKSEFVKSAVMEKDYPKFNNVVEFSFIGRSNVGKSSLINSLTKRKNLARTSKTPGRTQLINYFLINNAIHFVDLPGYGFAKVPDSVRKNWGKTIEGYLMSDREKVVFLLLDLRRIPTGEDMEMLKWLEHFGIEYYIIFTKADKLSNNEKFKQLKEIKKKLVFKNEDVFFYSSLKNTGRKELLDFIGERVNEKK; encoded by the coding sequence ATGGAAATAAATAAGTCAGAATTTGTAAAATCGGCAGTTATGGAAAAGGATTATCCAAAATTTAACAACGTTGTGGAGTTTTCATTTATCGGAAGATCAAATGTTGGAAAGTCTTCGCTTATAAATTCTCTTACAAAGAGAAAAAATCTTGCAAGAACAAGTAAAACTCCAGGAAGAACACAGCTTATAAATTATTTTTTGATAAATAATGCAATTCATTTTGTAGACTTGCCAGGATATGGATTTGCGAAAGTACCTGATTCAGTAAGGAAAAACTGGGGAAAAACAATAGAAGGCTATCTTATGTCAGATCGTGAAAAAGTTGTATTCCTTTTGCTGGATTTGCGTAGAATCCCAACAGGCGAGGATATGGAAATGTTAAAGTGGCTGGAACATTTTGGAATTGAATATTATATAATTTTTACAAAGGCTGATAAATTGTCTAATAATGAAAAATTTAAGCAGTTAAAGGAAATTAAGAAAAAACTTGTGTTTAAAAATGAAGATGTATTTTTTTATTCTTCCTTAAAAAATACTGGAAGAAAAGAATTGCTTGATTTTATTGGAGAAAGAGTTAATGAAAAAAAATAA
- the accC gene encoding acetyl-CoA carboxylase biotin carboxylase subunit, translating into MFKKILIANRGEIAVRIIRAARELGVATVAVYSEADKDSLHVRLADEAICIGTANSADSYLKIPNIISAAQITQSEAIHPGYGFLSENQRFAEICDKNGIVFIGPKPELINMMGDKATARETAIKHKVPITKGSDGIVPTLEEAKKVAEWITYPVMIKATAGGGGKGMRIARDEKELAENYIVAQNEAKANFGNPDVYIEKYVEEPRHVEIQIIGDKFGNVVHLGERDCTIQRRHQKLIEESPSAGIDAKTREKMGKFAAKLAKGIGYDSVGTLEFLVDKSMNFYFMEMNTRIQVEHTVSEEITGVDLVKEQIRVAAGEKLSISQKDIHINGHVIECRINAEDSENGFLPSSGILETYIPSGGIGVRIDSHSYQNYEIPPYYDSMIAKLIVKGKDREEAISRMKRALKEFIIEGVDTTIPFHLKVLDNEDFKKGTVYTNFIETHFKEALGK; encoded by the coding sequence ATGTTTAAAAAAATATTAATAGCAAATAGAGGGGAAATTGCTGTTAGGATAATCAGAGCAGCAAGAGAATTGGGAGTTGCAACAGTTGCAGTTTATTCAGAAGCTGATAAGGATTCACTTCACGTAAGATTGGCTGATGAAGCTATTTGTATTGGAACTGCCAACAGTGCAGATTCATATTTAAAAATACCAAATATTATTTCAGCGGCACAAATCACACAAAGTGAAGCAATCCATCCAGGATACGGTTTTCTATCTGAAAATCAAAGATTTGCCGAAATATGTGACAAAAATGGAATTGTATTTATCGGTCCAAAACCTGAATTAATAAATATGATGGGGGATAAGGCAACTGCAAGGGAAACTGCCATCAAACATAAAGTTCCAATAACAAAAGGATCAGACGGAATTGTGCCAACTCTGGAAGAAGCAAAAAAAGTTGCAGAATGGATAACTTATCCTGTTATGATAAAAGCTACTGCCGGTGGTGGTGGAAAAGGAATGAGAATTGCACGTGATGAAAAGGAATTAGCCGAAAATTATATTGTTGCACAAAACGAAGCAAAAGCAAATTTTGGAAATCCAGATGTTTATATTGAAAAATATGTTGAAGAACCAAGACATGTTGAAATTCAAATTATAGGAGATAAATTTGGAAATGTTGTCCATCTTGGTGAAAGAGATTGTACAATTCAAAGAAGACATCAAAAATTAATTGAAGAATCTCCATCAGCAGGAATTGATGCCAAAACACGTGAAAAAATGGGGAAATTTGCTGCAAAATTAGCAAAAGGTATCGGTTACGATAGTGTTGGAACATTAGAATTTCTTGTTGACAAAAGTATGAATTTCTATTTTATGGAAATGAATACAAGAATTCAAGTTGAACATACAGTAAGCGAAGAAATTACTGGAGTTGATCTAGTAAAAGAACAAATAAGAGTAGCTGCAGGAGAAAAATTAAGTATTTCTCAAAAAGATATACATATTAATGGACACGTAATTGAATGTAGAATAAATGCAGAAGATTCTGAAAATGGATTTTTACCATCTTCGGGAATTTTAGAAACATATATTCCATCTGGAGGAATTGGAGTAAGAATTGACTCACATTCCTATCAAAATTATGAAATTCCGCCCTATTATGATTCGATGATAGCAAAACTTATCGTAAAGGGAAAAGATCGGGAAGAAGCTATTTCACGTATGAAACGTGCCTTGAAGGAATTTATCATAGAAGGTGTAGATACAACTATTCCTTTCCATTTAAAAGTACTTGATAATGAAGACTTTAAAAAAGGAACTGTTTATACAAATTTTATTGAAACTCACTTTAAGGAAGCTCTTGGAAAGTAA
- a CDS encoding tellurite resistance TerB C-terminal domain-containing protein: MEKIIKELLKKEQNSDDKLFYLFLLNKKRELKKTEVKMLEKIISANRFQDYKKLLDKDNEITQKIYEELKLLKFQKMKKIDLNLEKVKVTKEKFAETVNILEEYLKEENEEADISKICNEEQKDVVVENKEQEKIENFQDNKIKEVLKVIIETQKIGENDLKNYAKEKNMSLNAYIDSINKELYDIVNDQVIILENNTVKIDEFYIDDIKEWLKEND; this comes from the coding sequence TTGGAAAAAATAATAAAAGAATTATTGAAAAAAGAACAAAATAGTGACGATAAATTATTTTATTTATTTCTATTGAATAAAAAGAGAGAATTGAAAAAAACTGAAGTAAAAATGTTAGAAAAAATAATATCTGCTAATAGATTTCAAGATTATAAAAAACTATTAGACAAAGATAATGAAATAACTCAAAAAATATACGAGGAATTAAAATTATTAAAGTTTCAGAAAATGAAAAAAATAGATTTGAATTTAGAAAAAGTGAAAGTGACAAAAGAGAAATTTGCTGAAACAGTTAATATTTTAGAAGAATATTTAAAAGAAGAAAATGAAGAAGCTGATATTAGTAAAATTTGTAATGAAGAACAAAAAGATGTAGTTGTTGAGAATAAAGAACAAGAAAAAATAGAAAATTTTCAGGATAATAAAATAAAAGAAGTATTGAAAGTAATAATAGAAACTCAAAAAATAGGCGAAAATGATTTGAAAAATTATGCTAAGGAAAAAAATATGTCATTAAATGCTTACATAGATTCTATAAATAAAGAGTTATATGATATTGTAAATGATCAGGTAATAATTCTTGAAAATAATACTGTAAAAATAGATGAATTTTATATTGACGATATAAAGGAGTGGCTGAAAGAAAATGATTAA
- the coaE gene encoding dephospho-CoA kinase (Dephospho-CoA kinase (CoaE) performs the final step in coenzyme A biosynthesis.), which yields MVIGLTGGIGTGKSTVSQILKDRGFTVIDLDVISHEVVKFPSVVEKIIKNFGREVLVDNEAENYIVSRKKLGKIIFSDKEKRFTLNSIMHPEILRVMRKKILECKLKKEKDEKGKNKIIFVEIQLLFEVQWEEEFDYILLVAAKRDMQVKRILGRDKRSEKEAWDIINSQMSLDEKRGKSDFVIENDGNIDDLNREVDKFLKILEQQQFQKIKIHER from the coding sequence ATGGTTATTGGACTTACAGGTGGGATTGGAACAGGGAAAAGTACTGTTAGCCAAATTTTGAAGGATAGAGGATTTACTGTGATTGATTTGGATGTGATTTCACATGAAGTTGTTAAATTTCCGTCAGTTGTGGAAAAAATTATAAAAAATTTTGGAAGAGAAGTTTTGGTAGATAATGAAGCTGAAAATTATATTGTTTCACGTAAAAAGCTTGGAAAAATTATTTTTTCCGATAAAGAAAAAAGGTTTACTTTAAATTCCATTATGCATCCTGAAATTTTGAGAGTTATGCGTAAAAAAATTTTAGAATGTAAATTAAAAAAAGAAAAAGACGAAAAGGGAAAAAATAAAATCATTTTTGTAGAAATTCAGCTGCTTTTTGAAGTTCAATGGGAAGAGGAATTTGATTATATTTTGCTAGTTGCTGCGAAAAGGGACATGCAAGTTAAGCGTATTTTGGGAAGGGATAAACGGAGTGAAAAAGAGGCTTGGGATATTATAAATTCACAGATGTCCTTGGATGAAAAAAGGGGAAAAAGTGATTTTGTCATTGAAAATGATGGAAATATAGATGATTTAAATAGGGAAGTTGATAAATTTTTAAAAATTTTAGAACAACAGCAATTTCAAAAAATTAAAATACATGAGAGGTAA
- a CDS encoding Dps family protein, whose protein sequence is MSKTIEKLNLYLANLNVLYRKVQNYHWNIVGAGFFSVHAKLEEYYDALNEQIDDVAERILSIGGRPLGTLKDYLAVTTIKEAENKEISIADAVADVKKEFEAMLKLVKEVKETADSENDYGTSAMVDEYISTYEKDLWMLNAYLK, encoded by the coding sequence ATGTCAAAAACAATTGAAAAATTAAATCTTTATTTAGCAAATTTAAACGTATTATACAGAAAAGTTCAAAATTACCACTGGAATATTGTTGGTGCAGGTTTCTTTTCTGTTCATGCAAAATTGGAAGAATACTATGATGCATTAAATGAACAAATTGATGATGTAGCTGAAAGAATCCTTTCAATCGGTGGTCGTCCTTTAGGAACACTAAAAGATTACTTAGCAGTTACTACTATTAAAGAAGCTGAAAACAAAGAAATATCTATTGCTGATGCAGTTGCTGACGTTAAAAAAGAATTTGAAGCAATGTTAAAATTAGTAAAAGAAGTTAAAGAAACTGCAGATTCAGAAAATGATTATGGAACATCTGCAATGGTTGATGAATATATCAGCACTTATGAAAAAGATTTATGGATGTTAAACGCATACTTAAAATAA
- the amaP gene encoding alkaline shock response membrane anchor protein AmaP yields the protein MIAILGFLARLSVILGFIGIAFSSISDTLFRTDYLGQLDNFIDLSSLNFKILIGLLSIIYLVIFLLSYINKLTKYSQNRKVKNKNGEIEVSIKTINETSKSFLNSVEIIKNSKVKSYPKGRSVVIEATVDTYNVDNLNEKLIEIQNKLSEYIFHSTGITVKKSKVKLKKVLGETIIEKKIIDSPAVQKEIEKGQEKVTEKSKVEMNKNNDKTVKNDNTKIETSPSGKEN from the coding sequence ATGATTGCAATATTGGGATTTTTAGCAAGGTTATCTGTGATACTTGGATTTATCGGTATTGCATTTTCAAGTATATCAGACACTTTGTTTAGAACCGATTATTTAGGACAGCTTGATAATTTTATAGATTTAAGCAGTTTAAATTTCAAAATTTTAATCGGACTGTTATCAATAATTTATTTAGTCATATTTTTACTTTCTTACATTAACAAACTTACAAAATATTCTCAAAATAGAAAAGTAAAAAATAAAAATGGAGAAATCGAAGTTTCAATTAAAACAATAAATGAAACATCAAAAAGTTTTTTAAATTCAGTGGAAATTATAAAAAATTCAAAAGTAAAGTCATATCCAAAAGGAAGATCAGTTGTTATTGAAGCTACTGTTGATACCTACAATGTTGATAACTTAAATGAAAAATTAATAGAAATTCAAAACAAATTATCCGAATATATTTTCCATTCTACTGGAATTACTGTAAAAAAAAGTAAAGTTAAGTTAAAAAAAGTTTTAGGTGAAACAATTATTGAAAAAAAAATCATTGATTCTCCAGCTGTTCAAAAGGAAATTGAAAAAGGACAAGAAAAAGTAACGGAAAAATCAAAAGTTGAAATGAATAAAAACAATGATAAAACCGTAAAAAATGATAATACAAAAATTGAAACTTCCCCATCTGGAAAGGAAAATTAA
- a CDS encoding LCP family protein: MKKIFLILGVFLIAFIAWLSIPFNILVIGVDAYANQPTEGSRSDGLIVIRVVPYLAQVKMISIPRDTYAEIPCENYKQDKITHSHHFGGVQCTIDAVENLLDTKINYHVRFRFEDVMNITTLIGGVDVVSNHTFNQDYFDQEVFHFNQGQVYNLQGRMALAYTRHRKSDTAFKRDERQRQVIQGIAKKLVAPSGWKYVPQVYNYSKQHMDIAVNPIKALSVLPAFLMHQSNIDQYEITGDGKMINGIWYFMPDEASLEQAREEFKN; encoded by the coding sequence ATGAAAAAAATATTTTTAATATTGGGAGTATTTCTGATAGCATTTATTGCATGGCTTTCTATACCATTTAATATTCTTGTAATAGGAGTGGATGCTTATGCTAATCAGCCTACAGAAGGATCTAGAAGTGATGGACTTATTGTTATAAGGGTTGTTCCATACTTGGCACAGGTGAAAATGATTTCGATTCCACGTGATACTTATGCAGAAATTCCTTGTGAAAATTATAAGCAGGATAAAATAACACATTCACACCATTTTGGAGGAGTTCAATGTACTATTGATGCTGTGGAAAATTTACTTGATACTAAAATTAATTATCATGTAAGATTTCGATTTGAAGATGTTATGAATATAACAACTTTGATTGGTGGAGTTGACGTTGTTTCAAATCATACATTTAATCAAGATTATTTCGATCAGGAAGTATTTCACTTTAATCAAGGGCAAGTTTATAATTTACAAGGAAGAATGGCGCTTGCATATACAAGACATAGAAAAAGTGACACAGCTTTTAAACGTGATGAACGACAAAGACAGGTTATTCAAGGAATTGCCAAAAAATTAGTTGCACCATCTGGATGGAAATATGTGCCACAAGTATATAATTATTCAAAACAGCATATGGATATTGCAGTAAATCCAATTAAAGCATTGTCAGTATTGCCAGCATTTCTTATGCATCAGTCAAATATTGATCAGTATGAAATTACTGGAGATGGAAAGATGATAAATGGAATTTGGTATTTTATGCCTGATGAGGCATCGCTGGAACAAGCAAGGGAAGAATTTAAAAATTAA
- a CDS encoding Asp23/Gls24 family envelope stress response protein yields the protein MNELGNVNISQEVVATIAESVVSEIEGVNSLVGGTSKNEIVKFFQNVSSGGKGIEVEVGETECTLDLYIVAKMGYKLPALAGEIQTKVVKAITEMTGLKVQEVNVYIQKIVKDEKKDVAPVTVAETAEIEE from the coding sequence ATGAACGAATTAGGAAATGTAAATATATCACAAGAAGTGGTAGCAACAATCGCAGAATCAGTAGTATCAGAAATCGAAGGAGTAAACAGCCTTGTTGGTGGAACTTCAAAAAATGAAATTGTTAAATTTTTCCAAAATGTATCTTCAGGTGGTAAAGGAATTGAAGTAGAAGTTGGCGAAACTGAATGTACATTAGATCTTTACATTGTAGCCAAAATGGGATATAAATTACCAGCATTAGCTGGAGAAATTCAAACAAAAGTAGTAAAAGCAATTACTGAAATGACAGGACTAAAAGTTCAAGAAGTTAATGTGTATATTCAAAAGATTGTAAAAGATGAAAAGAAAGATGTAGCCCCAGTTACTGTAGCAGAAACAGCAGAAATTGAAGAGTAA
- a CDS encoding YifB family Mg chelatase-like AAA ATPase gives MAISLFSCSYLGVDTYVVEVEVDLSRGLPVFNIVGMGDQAISESKERIRSCFKNVGFEFPVRRVLVNLSPANIRKKGSHFDLSIFLGILANTGHISNIEILKKYLILGEISLNGKIKSINGAINATILAKETDFKGVIVPMENYNEAKLISGAEIIPVDEISELLDFLDGKIDVETLCKKAVEMDTSKIEKDKKPEEAIDFSDVKGQLMAKRALEIAAAGGHNVFLIGDPGSGKSMLAKRFNTILPDMLEEEIIETTKIYSISGMLSQKEPIIRKRPFRAPHYSATQVALVGGANRVGEITLALNGVFFLDEIGEFEGKTLEALRQPLEDGKIVISRANFSVTYPVKNITITASNPTPSGYFSDNPLCSDSLKEIKRYQKKFSGPLLDRMDLYVEMHQLKKDEIFDESLSEKSKDIQKRVIKAREIQKQRFNSNTLNRDMNKKQLNKYCKIDKESQEIMKAAIDNLKLSVRMFDKILKISRTIADLDGQENIKKEHLLEALNYRKKQ, from the coding sequence ATGGCAATAAGTTTATTTAGCTGCAGTTATTTGGGAGTCGATACCTATGTTGTAGAGGTGGAAGTTGACCTTTCCAGAGGACTGCCTGTTTTTAATATAGTTGGAATGGGAGATCAAGCCATTTCAGAAAGTAAGGAGCGAATTAGAAGCTGCTTTAAAAATGTGGGATTTGAGTTCCCAGTCAGGCGTGTGCTAGTAAATTTATCGCCTGCAAATATTAGAAAAAAAGGAAGCCATTTTGATTTAAGCATATTTTTAGGCATACTTGCCAACACAGGACATATTTCAAATATAGAAATATTAAAAAAATACCTAATTTTGGGAGAAATTTCCCTAAATGGAAAAATAAAATCAATAAATGGAGCAATAAATGCCACAATCTTAGCAAAGGAAACCGACTTTAAAGGAGTTATCGTTCCAATGGAAAATTATAACGAAGCAAAGCTGATTTCAGGAGCAGAAATTATTCCAGTTGATGAAATTAGCGAACTTCTGGACTTTCTAGATGGAAAAATTGATGTGGAAACTTTATGCAAAAAAGCCGTTGAAATGGATACTTCAAAAATTGAAAAGGATAAGAAGCCAGAAGAAGCCATTGATTTTTCAGATGTAAAAGGGCAGCTTATGGCAAAAAGGGCTTTAGAAATCGCAGCAGCCGGTGGACACAACGTGTTTTTAATAGGCGACCCAGGTTCAGGTAAATCAATGCTTGCTAAAAGATTTAATACAATTTTGCCTGACATGCTAGAAGAAGAAATAATCGAAACAACCAAAATTTACAGCATTTCAGGAATGCTTAGCCAAAAAGAACCAATAATCCGCAAAAGACCATTCAGAGCACCCCATTATTCAGCAACGCAAGTGGCACTTGTAGGCGGTGCAAACAGAGTCGGAGAAATAACATTAGCACTAAACGGAGTATTTTTTCTAGATGAAATTGGAGAATTTGAGGGAAAAACACTAGAAGCGCTACGGCAGCCTCTGGAAGATGGAAAAATCGTTATTTCCAGAGCAAATTTCAGTGTAACTTATCCTGTAAAAAATATCACGATAACGGCTTCAAATCCGACTCCAAGCGGCTACTTTTCCGATAATCCGCTATGCAGCGACAGTCTGAAAGAAATAAAACGTTATCAAAAAAAATTTTCAGGACCTCTTCTTGACCGAATGGATCTTTACGTTGAAATGCATCAGCTAAAAAAAGATGAAATTTTTGACGAATCTCTTTCAGAAAAATCAAAAGACATCCAAAAAAGAGTAATAAAAGCCAGAGAGATCCAAAAACAGCGATTTAATTCAAATACGCTAAACAGGGATATGAACAAAAAGCAATTAAACAAATATTGCAAAATTGACAAGGAAAGTCAAGAAATTATGAAAGCCGCCATCGACAATCTAAAATTGTCAGTCAGAATGTTCGACAAAATACTAAAAATTTCAAGAACAATAGCAGATTTAGATGGGCAGGAAAATATAAAAAAAGAGCATTTATTAGAAGCCCTAAATTATCGAAAAAAACAGTAA
- a CDS encoding BREX system ATP-binding domain-containing protein → MIKINLKEADSVIKAIEGGITPRRGIQHLLVGRNNEVQEIVKILDKITEGDSEIKFWVGDFGSGKSFMLRTIESIALQKNFAVSTVDLNPTRRFYSTDGKSKALYSEIIDNIVVQTAQNGRAINTIIEIWIEKVKNQIINNKNLKAEELDKNPQFIEKEILNLTSSFTTSSISYEFGQAIIQYYIGILEEDYDKKEKALRWLRGNIETKTEAKKELGIGKIINDDNWYEALKTFGELILDMGYSGFVVNFDELVNLYKIPQSQTREKNYEKILNIFNECKSNKARGMFINFGATKKTVYDKGRGMSSYEALKGRLGTENDNLSNLINTKKSVLLLKPLNNEEIFILLERLRDIYNVNYKTSIELDANEIRLYMEGKLNLPGADEFLTPRAVIKDYIEILDLIRQNPNENIIAIIEAKLGKMNKVEKDENNLDDEIEVF, encoded by the coding sequence ATGATTAAGATAAATCTCAAAGAAGCAGATAGTGTGATTAAAGCAATAGAGGGAGGGATAACTCCCAGAAGAGGAATACAGCATTTGTTAGTTGGAAGAAACAATGAAGTTCAGGAAATAGTAAAAATATTAGATAAAATAACTGAAGGAGATAGTGAAATAAAATTTTGGGTAGGAGATTTTGGTTCAGGAAAAAGTTTTATGTTGAGGACAATAGAATCCATTGCCTTACAAAAGAATTTTGCTGTTTCTACAGTTGACTTGAATCCTACAAGAAGATTTTATTCAACAGATGGAAAATCAAAAGCTCTTTACAGTGAAATAATAGATAATATAGTAGTTCAAACTGCTCAAAATGGAAGAGCTATAAATACAATAATAGAAATCTGGATAGAAAAAGTCAAGAATCAAATCATAAATAATAAAAATTTAAAAGCAGAAGAACTGGATAAAAATCCACAATTTATTGAAAAAGAAATATTAAATTTAACTTCTTCGTTTACGACATCATCAATCTCCTATGAATTTGGTCAAGCAATTATTCAATATTATATAGGAATATTAGAAGAAGATTATGATAAGAAAGAGAAAGCTTTAAGATGGTTACGAGGAAATATTGAAACTAAAACTGAAGCAAAAAAGGAATTAGGAATTGGAAAAATAATCAATGATGATAACTGGTATGAGGCCTTGAAAACATTTGGAGAATTAATTTTAGATATGGGATACTCGGGTTTTGTAGTTAATTTTGATGAATTAGTTAATTTATATAAGATACCTCAATCACAAACAAGAGAAAAAAATTATGAAAAGATATTAAATATTTTTAATGAATGTAAATCTAATAAGGCAAGAGGAATGTTTATAAATTTTGGCGCAACTAAAAAAACAGTATATGACAAAGGCAGAGGAATGTCAAGTTATGAAGCATTAAAAGGGAGATTAGGGACAGAGAATGATAATTTATCAAATTTAATTAATACGAAGAAATCTGTATTATTATTAAAACCTTTGAATAATGAAGAGATATTTATTCTTTTAGAAAGACTGAGAGATATTTACAATGTAAATTATAAAACTTCTATAGAACTAGATGCAAATGAAATAAGATTATACATGGAAGGAAAATTAAATCTTCCGGGAGCAGATGAATTTTTGACACCGAGAGCAGTAATAAAGGATTATATTGAAATTTTAGATTTAATAAGACAGAATCCAAATGAAAATATAATAGCAATAATAGAAGCAAAATTAGGAAAAATGAATAAAGTGGAAAAGGATGAAAATAATCTTGATGATGAAATAGAGGTATTTTAA